In Passer domesticus isolate bPasDom1 chromosome 9, bPasDom1.hap1, whole genome shotgun sequence, a genomic segment contains:
- the FAM3D gene encoding protein FAM3D, producing MRVTSVIRSVLLLLTLLGTWFIMQTYFQHSWKAISLRSWLGATKKPSSEKLPRYKCGNQKSCPQNYFAFKIISGAANVVGPSICFEDLVLMSSVKNNIGRGLNIALVNGTTGKLLKTDAFDMYSGDVAKLQTFLQGIKRGTLVLIASYDDAATKMNDKVRAYFRELGSSHVDKLGFRDNWVFLGAKGLMNKSPFEKHIKNDKETNKYEGWPELLEMEGCAPRKMD from the exons ATGCGGGTAACAA GTGTGATCCGCTccgtgctgctgctcctcaccctgctgggcacttgGTTCATCATGCAGACGTActtccagcacagctggaaagcCATCAGCCTGCGGAGCTGGCTCG GTGCCACGAAGAAGCCCAGCA GTGAGAAGCTGCCCCGGTACAAGTGTGGGAACCAGAAGAGCTGCCCCCAGAATTATTTTGCCTTCAAGATCATCAGTGGTGCTGCAAATGTGGTGGGACCCTCGATCTGCTTTGAAGACTTGGT ccTCATGAGCAGCGTGAAAAACAACATTGGCAGAGGCCTGAACATTGCACTGGTGAATG GAACAACTGGGAAGCTCCTAAAAACCGATGCCTTCGACATGTACTCTGGAG ACGTTGCCAAGCTGCAGACCTTCCTCCAAGGGATCAAGCGTGGCACCCTCGTGCTGATAGCAAGCTACGACGATGCTGCCACAAA GATGAACGACAAAGTACGGGCGTATttcagggagctgggcagcagccacgTGGACAAGCTGGGCTTCCGGGACAACTGGGTCTTCCTGGGAGCAAAAGGGCTGATGAACAAGAGCCCCTTTGAAAAG cacattAAAAATGATAAAGAGACAAATAAATACGAGGGCTGGCCTGAGCTGTTGGAGATGGAAGGCTGTGCCCCCAGGAAGATGGACTAG